A stretch of Telopea speciosissima isolate NSW1024214 ecotype Mountain lineage chromosome 11, Tspe_v1, whole genome shotgun sequence DNA encodes these proteins:
- the LOC122644969 gene encoding uncharacterized protein LOC122644969: MQEAEKALYPECNEFTKLSFTVAIYHIKCLCSWSDKSFSMLLDLLKKALPQNNTLPNSLYEAKKMLKDLGLSYNMIDACPKDCMLYWKDASNEKSCLKCGASRYTPKSKAPTKTLRHFPLIPRLQRLYKSSVTSSEMRWHKDGRMDDGKIRHPADVEAWKDLDRLHPTFSADPRNVRLGLSSDGFNLLNDIKNSYSIWPVIVVLYNLSPWKCMKQTSFMLTLLILGKNQPRNDIDVYLQPLIDELKLLWDGVDTYDSLKKESFHLRACLLWTINDFPAYANLSGWSTKGALACPCCNKETMSTWLKHSHKQCYLGHHRFLEGNHKFRLDKRGFNGCVEFGVAPQPLSGIASLAQMEGVEFSAFGKGSNKNDTGKRKRVGGRTELPFNWKKRSVFFELPYWKHNLLRHNLDVMHIEKNVCDNIIGTLLELKDRSKDKLEAQLDLQDMNIRPSLHPQRIEGSTKVIIPPASYIMSKVEKEQFCKALDGLKVPDGYSGNLSRCVKVTERDMSGMKSHDCHVLMQQLLPLSIRVHPTKNVKLVLLSLCAFFRSVCVKVAKTEDLNQLEASIAETLCNLERIFPPIFFDVMVHLMVHLPREILLGGPVHYRWMYPFERFNKTLKDYMRNARHPEGSIAEGYIANECLQFCALHIKGLETRLTHPKRNVDNEHLQVEQQHWAFSCKGRPLGRAAMVRLEWKEIVQAHRYVLLHYEPIDTYRK; the protein is encoded by the exons ATGCAAGAAGCAGAGAAGGCATTGTATCCAGAATGCAACGAGTTCACAAAATTGTCATTTACTGTTGCAATATATCACATAAAGTGCCTATGCAGTTGGAGTGACAAGTCCTTCTCTATGTTGttggatttattgaagaaagcaCTACCACAAAATAATACCTTGCCGAATTCTTTATATGAAGCAAAGAAGATGCTTAAAGATTTGGGACTCAGTTACAACATGATCGATGCATGCCCCAAAGATTGTATGCTATATTGGAAGGATGCATCTAATGAAAAATCTTGTCTCAAATGTGGGGCATCAAGATATACACCCAAATCCAAAGCTCCAACAAAAACATTACGCCACTTTCCTCTGATACCAAGGCTTCAAAGATTATATAAGTCATCAGTAACATCATCTGAAATGAGATGGCATAAAGATGGACGTATGGATGATGGGAAAATACGTCATCCTGCAGATGTAGAAGCATGGAAGGATTTGGACAGACTGCATCCAACTTTTAGTGCGGATCCCCGAAATGTTAGGTTGGGGCTTTCAAGTGATGGATTTAATCTTTTAAATGATATTAAGAATTCATATAGCATTTGGCCTGTTATTGTGGTGCTATATAATCTGTCACCATGGAAGTGCATGAAACAAACATCGTTCATGTTGACATTACTAATTCTAGGTAAAAATCAGCCTAGAAATGATATAGATGTTTATTTACAGCCTTTGATTGATGAATTAAAATTATTGTGGGATGGTGTTGACACCTATGATTCATTGAAGAAAGAGTCATTCCATTTACGTGCCTGCCTCTTATGGACAATCAACGACTTTCCTGCATATGCCAATCTTTCAGGTTGGAGCACCAAGGGTGCATTGGCGTGCCCTTGTTGCAACAAAGAGACCATGTCAACTTGGTTGAAACACAGCCATAAGCAATGCTACCTAGGCCATCATCGATTCCTAGAAGGAAATCATAAATTTCGATTGGATAAGAGAGGTTTCAATGGTTGTGTTGAGTTTGGGGTAGCACCACAGCCCCTTTCAGGTATTGCTTCGCTAGCTCAAATGGAAGGTGTAGAATTTTCTGCATTTGGTAAGGGATCTAATAAGAATGATACCGGTAAACGAAAGAGAGTTGGAGGTCGAACTGAACTACCTTTTAATTGGAAGAAGAGAAGTGTATTCTTTGAGTTGCCATATTGGAAGCATAATCTACTCCGTCATAATCTGGATGTCATGCATATAGAAAAGAATGTATGTGACAACATCATTGGTACACTGTTGGAATTAAAAGATAGATCAAAGGATAAGTTGGAGGCCCAACTAGATTTGCAAGACATGAACATTAGACCATCTTTGCATCCGCAGAGGATAGAGGGGAGCACTAAAGTGATTATACCTCCAGCAAGCTATATAATGTCTAAGGTAGAAAAAGAACAGTTTTGCAAAGCTTTAGATGGTTTGAAGGTGCCTGATGGGTATTCTGGAAATCTATCACGTTGTGTGAAAGTTACTGAAAGGGATATGTCTGGAATGAAGAGCCATGATTGTCATGTTTTAATGCAACAACTCCTTCCTCTATCAATACGGGTACATCCAACGAAGAATGTTAAGTtggtgttgttgtcattgtGCGCTTTCTTTCGAAGTGTATGTGTGAAAGTTGCTAAAACCGAAGATTTGAACCAACTTGAAGCCAGTATTGCAGAAACCCTATGCAATCTAGAGAGGATCTTCCCTCCTATATTCTTTGATGTTATGGTTCATCTAATGGTTCATTTACCACGGGAGATATTATTGGGTGGACCCGTCCACTATAGGTGGATGTATCCTTTTGAAAG GTTCAACAAGACCCTCAAGGATTACATGCGTAATGCAAGGCACCCAGAAGGGTCTATTGCAGAGGGATACATTGCAAATGAATGTTTACAATTTTGTGCTCTGCATATCAAAGGACTCGAGACCCGATTAACCCATCCAAAGAGGAATGTTGATAACGAACATCTACAGGTAGAGCAGCAACATTGGGCATTCTCATGCAAAGGTAGACCATTAGGGCGTGCTGCGATGGTGCGATTAGAGTGGAAAGAGATTGTACAAGCACATCGATATGTTCTATTGCATTACGAACCCATTGATACATATCGAAAGTAA